A DNA window from Xanthomonas campestris pv. campestris str. ATCC 33913 contains the following coding sequences:
- the ftsB gene encoding cell division protein FtsB produces MRNWRWLLLVLAVLLAWLQYRFWFGPGNSGEVMMLEAQVAHQTRDNEGLRQRNQALAAEVKDLKDGEAAIEERARSELGMIKPGETFYRVVEDAPLLPPAAQEAAPPAQPPAASADPVDHP; encoded by the coding sequence GTGCGCAACTGGCGCTGGCTCCTGCTGGTGCTGGCGGTACTGCTGGCGTGGCTGCAGTACCGCTTCTGGTTCGGGCCTGGGAATTCCGGCGAGGTGATGATGCTGGAAGCCCAGGTTGCCCATCAGACACGGGATAACGAAGGCCTGCGCCAACGCAATCAGGCATTGGCGGCAGAGGTCAAGGATTTGAAGGACGGCGAGGCGGCAATCGAGGAACGCGCGCGCAGCGAGCTGGGCATGATCAAGCCCGGCGAGACGTTTTATCGCGTGGTCGAAGATGCGCCGCTGTTGCCACCGGCAGCGCAGGAAGCAGCACCGCCTGCACAACCGCCCGCAGCGTCTGCCGACCCGGTAGATCACCCATGA
- the ispD gene encoding 2-C-methyl-D-erythritol 4-phosphate cytidylyltransferase translates to MTGSVWAIVPAAGRGTRFGGAVPKQYLHAAGQPLMAYTLAALAAHPAVAGIVVAIAPDDADWPGWTAVHAKPVLTCVGGATRAASVLAGLLALPDGVRADDFVLVHDAARPNLALADLDRLLEIGRGDPVGAILAAPVRDTLKRAGDDGGIDGTEPRERLWRALTPQLFRRHQLIRGLTEASAAGVDVTDEAMAIERLGLRPLLVEGAEDNFKVTTPADLARFEFELANRDRGGASREAERSAMPSAATSVFSGARSAASGSEEV, encoded by the coding sequence ATGACCGGCTCGGTGTGGGCGATTGTCCCAGCGGCCGGGCGTGGCACGCGCTTCGGCGGTGCGGTTCCCAAGCAATACCTGCACGCAGCGGGCCAGCCGCTCATGGCCTACACGTTGGCGGCCTTGGCAGCACATCCGGCGGTGGCCGGGATCGTGGTGGCGATTGCTCCCGACGATGCCGACTGGCCGGGCTGGACAGCCGTGCACGCCAAGCCCGTGCTCACCTGCGTGGGCGGCGCCACGCGTGCGGCGTCGGTGCTGGCCGGGTTGCTGGCGTTACCCGATGGCGTGCGCGCCGATGACTTTGTGCTGGTGCACGATGCGGCCCGGCCCAACCTGGCGCTGGCCGATCTGGACCGGTTGCTGGAGATTGGCCGCGGCGATCCGGTCGGTGCCATTTTGGCCGCGCCGGTGCGCGATACGCTCAAACGCGCAGGCGACGATGGCGGGATCGATGGCACTGAGCCGCGCGAGCGGTTGTGGCGCGCGTTGACGCCACAGTTGTTCCGGCGCCATCAGTTGATCCGCGGCCTCACCGAGGCATCGGCTGCCGGCGTGGACGTGACCGACGAGGCGATGGCGATCGAGCGGCTTGGCTTGCGTCCCTTGCTGGTGGAAGGTGCCGAAGACAACTTCAAGGTGACCACGCCTGCGGACCTGGCGCGTTTTGAATTCGAGCTGGCGAACCGCGACCGCGGTGGCGCAAGCCGGGAGGCTGAGCGCAGCGCTATGCCCTCCGCTGCAACGTCCGTTTTTTCCGGTGCGCGTTCTGCGGCGTCCGGTTCCGAAGAGGTGTAA
- the ispF gene encoding 2-C-methyl-D-erythritol 2,4-cyclodiphosphate synthase, whose protein sequence is MSFNFRIGQGYDVHAFGPGDHLMLGGVRMAHSHGVLAHSDGDVVLHALCDAMLGGLALGDIGVHFPPSDARWKGADSAQFVQHCDQLLRDRGWRVGNADITVICERPKVGPHALAMRERIAGLLAIELDAVSVKATTSEKLGFTGRSEGIAAQAAVLLGKIAA, encoded by the coding sequence ATGTCCTTCAATTTCCGCATCGGCCAGGGTTACGACGTGCATGCGTTCGGCCCGGGCGATCATCTGATGCTGGGTGGCGTGCGCATGGCGCACAGTCACGGTGTGCTGGCACACAGCGATGGCGACGTGGTGCTGCATGCGTTGTGCGATGCAATGCTCGGTGGCCTGGCGCTGGGCGATATCGGTGTGCATTTTCCGCCCTCCGATGCGCGTTGGAAGGGTGCCGACAGCGCGCAGTTTGTGCAGCACTGCGACCAGTTGCTGCGTGATCGCGGCTGGCGGGTGGGCAATGCCGACATCACGGTGATCTGCGAGCGGCCCAAGGTGGGGCCGCACGCGTTGGCGATGCGCGAGCGCATTGCCGGGCTGCTGGCCATCGAACTGGATGCGGTGAGCGTCAAGGCGACCACCAGCGAGAAGCTGGGATTCACCGGGCGTAGCGAAGGCATTGCCGCACAGGCTGCGGTGCTGCTCGGCAAGATCGCTGCCTAA
- the truD gene encoding tRNA pseudouridine(13) synthase TruD yields the protein MSDSPVLPRAHGAAVLTAAMRSVAEDFQVDELPAFDASGEGEHLLLTVRKRGQNTAYVAKRLAQWAGIAEMGIGYAGLKDRHAVTTQRFSVHLPKRIAPDLSALDDDDMQVVEHTWHNRKLQRGALHGNRFVLTLREVVGDQAVIDARLHAIAARGIPNWFGEQRFGRDGGNVAAALAMFGHTRQPDGTLAPAPKRRLRNDQRSLLLSAARSALFNQVLTARVEQGNWDAPLDGEAWMLDGSRSVFGPEPWSEVLAERLARFDIHPSGPLWGAGELRCSADAAAIEQAALSDPQSLALRTGLEAAGLKQERRALRLRPQGLAHAWLDAQTLQLTFALPPGCYATAVLWELGEVVDAARVAPQSRSEG from the coding sequence ATGAGCGATTCACCCGTTTTGCCGCGCGCGCATGGCGCCGCGGTGCTCACTGCGGCAATGCGCAGCGTTGCCGAGGATTTCCAGGTTGATGAGTTGCCCGCGTTCGATGCATCGGGTGAAGGCGAGCATCTGCTGCTGACCGTGCGCAAGCGTGGCCAGAACACCGCTTACGTGGCCAAGCGTTTGGCGCAGTGGGCCGGCATTGCGGAGATGGGCATTGGCTACGCGGGTCTGAAGGACCGCCACGCGGTGACCACGCAACGCTTCAGCGTGCATCTGCCCAAGCGCATCGCCCCGGACCTGAGTGCGCTGGACGATGACGACATGCAGGTGGTGGAGCACACCTGGCACAACCGCAAGCTGCAGCGCGGCGCCTTGCACGGCAATCGCTTCGTGCTGACGCTGCGTGAGGTGGTGGGCGATCAGGCGGTCATTGATGCGCGCCTGCACGCGATCGCTGCGCGCGGCATCCCCAACTGGTTTGGCGAGCAGCGCTTCGGCCGCGATGGTGGCAATGTCGCCGCGGCATTGGCGATGTTCGGTCACACGCGGCAGCCGGATGGCACGCTCGCGCCCGCACCCAAACGGCGCCTGCGCAACGATCAACGCTCGCTGCTGTTGTCGGCAGCACGCTCGGCACTGTTCAACCAGGTGCTGACTGCGCGCGTGGAACAGGGCAATTGGGATGCGCCACTGGACGGCGAGGCCTGGATGCTGGACGGCTCACGCAGCGTGTTCGGTCCCGAACCCTGGAGCGAGGTGTTGGCCGAGCGTCTGGCGCGTTTCGACATTCATCCCAGCGGCCCGTTGTGGGGCGCCGGCGAATTACGCTGCAGCGCTGATGCCGCGGCGATTGAACAGGCGGCACTGTCGGATCCGCAATCGCTTGCGTTGCGCACGGGCCTGGAAGCGGCCGGCCTCAAGCAGGAGCGCCGCGCGCTGCGGCTGCGTCCGCAGGGGTTGGCACATGCCTGGCTGGACGCGCAGACGCTGCAGCTCACCTTCGCCTTGCCACCGGGCTGCTACGCGACTGCGGTGTTGTGGGAACTGGGCGAGGTCGTCGATGCAGCGCGCGTTGCACCGCAGTCGCGTTCCGAGGGCTGA
- a CDS encoding Smr/MutS family protein translates to MSHPEDEDDGALFRAAIGEVKPIRAVAPPANTKPRPKPRARMAERDEAEAQSEFARLLRDSSPLEAGDTASYRRDTLPARLFQRLKRGQFSVQDELDLHGATAVQADALLRQFLLEAHAHEHGCVRIIHGKGLQSDSGAPVLKNLVDRVLRQRNDVLAFHSAPPTQGGTGALLVLLARR, encoded by the coding sequence ATGTCGCATCCTGAAGACGAAGACGACGGCGCGCTGTTCCGTGCAGCCATTGGCGAAGTGAAGCCGATCCGCGCCGTTGCGCCGCCCGCCAACACCAAGCCGCGGCCAAAGCCGCGTGCGCGTATGGCCGAGCGCGACGAAGCCGAGGCGCAGAGCGAATTTGCGCGCCTGCTGCGTGATTCTTCGCCGCTGGAAGCTGGTGACACCGCCAGCTACCGCCGCGATACCCTGCCCGCGCGGCTGTTCCAGCGACTCAAGCGCGGGCAGTTTTCGGTGCAGGACGAACTGGACCTGCACGGCGCCACTGCCGTACAAGCCGACGCCTTGCTACGCCAGTTTTTGCTCGAGGCGCATGCACACGAGCACGGCTGCGTGCGCATCATCCACGGCAAGGGCCTGCAATCGGACAGTGGCGCACCGGTGCTGAAGAATCTGGTCGACCGTGTGCTGCGTCAGCGCAACGATGTGCTGGCCTTCCATTCCGCACCGCCGACGCAAGGTGGAACCGGCGCCTTGCTGGTGTTGTTGGCACGACGTTAG
- the surE gene encoding 5'/3'-nucleotidase SurE encodes MRVLVSNDDGVDAPGIQILAEALRRAGHEVMVVAPDRDRSGASNSLTLDVPIRTRRIDAQTCAVAGTPTDCVHLALTGMLDYDPDIVVSGINNSANLGDDVIYSGTVSAAMEGRFLGLPAVAVSLVTQNHEAHHFETAARAAVEIVARLKADPLPADTILNVNVPDLAWADVLGFEVTRLGNRHRSEPCVPQNDPRGRTVYWIGPAGPEQDAGAGTDFHAVRTGHISITPIHVDLTRYQALDTVAGWVGGLTAALDAPA; translated from the coding sequence ATGCGCGTACTGGTTAGCAACGACGACGGTGTCGACGCCCCCGGCATCCAGATTCTGGCCGAGGCGCTGCGACGCGCCGGTCATGAAGTGATGGTAGTCGCGCCCGATCGCGATCGCTCTGGTGCCAGCAATTCGCTGACCCTGGATGTGCCGATCCGCACCCGCCGCATCGACGCGCAAACCTGCGCGGTTGCCGGCACACCCACCGACTGCGTGCATCTGGCGCTCACGGGCATGCTCGATTACGACCCGGATATCGTGGTCTCGGGCATCAATAATTCCGCCAATCTCGGCGACGACGTGATCTATTCGGGCACGGTGTCTGCTGCGATGGAAGGGCGTTTTCTCGGCCTGCCCGCAGTGGCGGTCTCGCTGGTGACGCAGAATCACGAAGCCCATCATTTCGAGACCGCCGCACGCGCCGCGGTGGAAATCGTGGCGCGGTTGAAGGCCGATCCATTGCCCGCCGACACCATCCTCAATGTCAACGTGCCGGATCTGGCCTGGGCGGATGTGCTCGGGTTCGAAGTGACGCGTCTTGGCAACCGGCATCGGTCCGAGCCGTGCGTGCCGCAGAACGATCCGCGTGGCCGTACCGTCTACTGGATCGGCCCGGCCGGTCCCGAGCAGGATGCCGGCGCCGGCACCGACTTCCACGCCGTGCGCACCGGGCATATCTCGATCACGCCGATCCACGTCGATCTCACCCGCTACCAGGCGCTGGACACCGTGGCCGGCTGGGTCGGCGGCCTGACCGCCGCGCTGGACGCGCCGGCATGA
- a CDS encoding protein-L-isoaspartate(D-aspartate) O-methyltransferase yields the protein MTPRLRLQPESVGIGMTSQRVRDRLVERLRESGIQDEATLNAVRTVPRHLFIDEALASRAYEDTALPIGHGQTISQPWVVARMTEAVLQVAPKKVLEVGTGSGYQGAILAALGLEVYTVERIGDLLRQARKRFRHLGMNVRSKHDDGRIGWPEHGPYDAIVVTAAAPALVDALVDQLAVGGRLVAPVGGASSQSLVQLTRGADGEIAQEVLAPVTFVPLLSGMLD from the coding sequence ATGACCCCGCGGCTGCGCCTGCAACCGGAATCGGTGGGAATCGGCATGACCTCGCAGCGGGTGCGCGACCGTCTGGTCGAGCGTCTGCGCGAGTCCGGTATCCAGGACGAAGCCACGCTCAACGCCGTGCGCACCGTGCCGCGTCACCTGTTCATCGATGAAGCGCTGGCCTCGCGCGCTTACGAAGACACTGCGCTGCCGATCGGCCATGGCCAGACCATTTCCCAGCCATGGGTGGTCGCGCGCATGACCGAGGCGGTGCTGCAGGTGGCGCCGAAGAAAGTGCTCGAAGTGGGCACCGGCTCTGGCTACCAGGGCGCGATCCTGGCGGCACTGGGCCTGGAGGTCTATACCGTCGAGCGCATCGGCGATCTGCTGCGCCAGGCGCGCAAGCGCTTTCGCCATCTGGGCATGAACGTGCGCAGCAAGCACGACGATGGCCGGATCGGCTGGCCGGAGCACGGACCCTATGATGCGATCGTGGTCACCGCGGCCGCGCCGGCGCTGGTCGATGCCTTGGTCGATCAGCTGGCGGTCGGTGGCCGGTTGGTGGCCCCGGTCGGTGGTGCCTCGTCGCAATCACTGGTGCAGCTGACGCGCGGCGCCGATGGCGAGATCGCGCAAGAGGTTCTGGCGCCGGTCACGTTCGTCCCTCTGTTGTCGGGCATGCTGGATTGA
- a CDS encoding YqaA family protein has protein sequence MKIFGPLYDVAIRWSRHRRAPALLTGLSFVEGFIFPVPPEVMLAPMSLAEPRRALWFATLSLIGSLSGALVGYLLGHFAFAALQPLIEWLGWSARIDEQVQNLRQVVAESPWKAFWLLVIVGFTPIPLKIFTWASGVVGVPILPFIASMLVGRGKRVYLVAGAIRLGGARAEAALHRWIEPLGWVAMAVLAVVAGWLVWKATNG, from the coding sequence ATGAAGATATTCGGGCCGTTGTACGACGTGGCCATCCGTTGGTCCCGCCACCGCCGCGCACCAGCGCTGCTGACCGGCCTCAGTTTCGTCGAGGGCTTCATCTTTCCGGTCCCGCCGGAAGTGATGCTGGCGCCGATGTCGCTGGCAGAGCCGCGACGCGCGCTGTGGTTCGCCACGTTGAGCCTGATCGGATCGCTCAGCGGTGCGCTGGTGGGCTATCTGCTTGGCCACTTCGCGTTCGCTGCCTTGCAGCCGCTGATCGAGTGGCTGGGCTGGAGCGCGCGCATCGACGAGCAGGTGCAGAACCTGCGGCAGGTGGTGGCCGAATCGCCGTGGAAGGCGTTCTGGTTGCTGGTGATCGTGGGCTTTACGCCCATTCCCTTGAAGATCTTTACCTGGGCCTCGGGCGTGGTCGGCGTGCCGATCCTGCCGTTCATCGCCAGCATGCTGGTGGGGCGCGGCAAGCGCGTGTACCTGGTGGCCGGCGCGATCCGTCTTGGCGGCGCGCGCGCGGAAGCCGCGCTGCACCGCTGGATCGAACCCCTGGGCTGGGTGGCGATGGCGGTCCTGGCGGTGGTGGCCGGCTGGCTGGTGTGGAAGGCAACGAACGGATGA
- a CDS encoding peptidoglycan DD-metalloendopeptidase family protein, which yields MSRAQMKLVRKTAVMLVVAAGLTACSSATVVRSPNSGSGGGASRPSAAPRPSVPRPGATVTVQRGDTLYAISRRTNITAPDLAAWNGLSSPNTIYPGQTLKLYPPGASKPGASAPVASGGTVVPPRPAAPIAAPVSSGFSWRWPADGVVVGTFVTGETTKQGVDIAGASGQAVRAAADGVVVYSGAGLVGYGELIIIKHNDQWLSAYGHNRKRLLNEGQSVKAGQQIAEMGRSGAARDMLHFEIRYNGKPVDPLLYLPKK from the coding sequence ATGAGCAGGGCGCAGATGAAATTGGTACGCAAGACAGCGGTGATGCTGGTAGTGGCGGCAGGGCTGACGGCCTGCAGCAGCGCGACAGTGGTGCGTTCGCCCAACTCGGGCAGTGGTGGTGGCGCTTCGCGGCCCAGTGCCGCGCCGCGTCCGTCGGTGCCGCGTCCCGGTGCAACCGTGACCGTGCAGCGCGGCGACACGCTGTATGCGATTTCGCGCCGCACCAATATCACCGCGCCGGACCTGGCTGCCTGGAACGGGCTGTCTTCACCGAACACGATCTACCCCGGGCAGACGCTCAAGCTGTATCCGCCCGGCGCGAGCAAGCCTGGTGCAAGTGCACCGGTGGCCAGTGGCGGCACCGTGGTTCCGCCGCGCCCGGCCGCACCGATTGCGGCCCCGGTCAGTAGCGGCTTCAGCTGGCGCTGGCCGGCCGACGGCGTGGTGGTGGGGACCTTCGTCACCGGCGAGACCACCAAGCAAGGCGTGGACATTGCCGGTGCCAGCGGGCAAGCCGTGCGCGCCGCCGCCGACGGCGTTGTGGTGTATTCCGGCGCCGGCCTGGTCGGCTACGGCGAGCTGATCATCATCAAGCACAACGATCAGTGGCTGTCGGCCTACGGCCACAACCGCAAGCGCCTGCTCAACGAAGGCCAGAGCGTGAAGGCCGGGCAGCAGATCGCCGAGATGGGCCGCAGCGGCGCCGCCCGCGACATGCTGCACTTTGAGATCCGCTACAACGGCAAGCCGGTTGACCCGCTGCTGTATTTGCCTAAGAAGTGA
- a CDS encoding Mth938-like domain-containing protein, translating to MPLNQEHPDYTYALRAADGRHAKVNEQILQQSFILMPDELVEHWPVPSLGQLQPAHMDAVLALNPAVILLGTGERQQFPSTDVLAACLTRGIGLEAMTNAAAARTYNVLASEGRRVALAMIVGG from the coding sequence ATGCCTTTGAACCAGGAACACCCCGACTACACTTACGCGCTACGCGCGGCCGATGGCCGCCACGCCAAGGTGAACGAGCAGATTCTGCAGCAGAGTTTCATCCTGATGCCCGACGAGCTGGTGGAACACTGGCCCGTCCCCTCGCTCGGCCAGCTGCAGCCTGCCCACATGGACGCCGTGCTGGCGCTGAACCCGGCAGTGATCCTGCTGGGAACCGGCGAGCGCCAGCAGTTCCCGTCTACGGATGTCCTGGCCGCCTGCCTGACCCGCGGCATCGGCCTGGAAGCCATGACCAACGCGGCGGCGGCACGCACCTACAACGTGCTGGCCAGCGAAGGCCGCCGGGTGGCGCTGGCGATGATCGTAGGCGGGTGA
- the yhbY gene encoding ribosome assembly RNA-binding protein YhbY — MSIVLTSAQNRFLRGQAHDLKALLQTGGKGVTPAFVAELEDVLERHELIKVKVAAEDRETRDALIAEIIEHTGCALVQRIGHVAILYRPSKEKRQIVLPRG; from the coding sequence ATGTCCATCGTTCTAACCTCCGCCCAGAACCGTTTCCTGCGCGGCCAGGCCCATGATCTCAAAGCACTGCTGCAGACCGGCGGCAAGGGCGTCACGCCGGCGTTCGTGGCCGAGCTGGAAGATGTGCTCGAACGCCACGAGCTGATCAAGGTGAAGGTGGCAGCGGAAGACCGTGAAACCCGCGACGCGTTGATCGCCGAGATCATCGAACACACTGGCTGCGCGCTGGTGCAGCGCATCGGCCATGTCGCCATCCTGTACCGCCCCAGCAAGGAAAAGCGACAGATCGTGCTGCCGCGCGGCTGA
- the rlmE gene encoding 23S rRNA (uridine(2552)-2'-O)-methyltransferase RlmE: MPSRSKSSQRWLKEHFADPFVKKAQAEGMRSRAAYKLEELLQRDRLLKPGMVVVDLGAAPGGWSQQVRKSMGASGRVVALDILEMPPLAGVEFLHGDFREQAVLSEFEAMLGDVPVDLVLSDMAPNKSGMDAVDQPRMMHLAELAMEFADTHLKVGGAFLIKLFQGVGSDDYIRELRRRYEKVTIRKPAASRKRSAEVYVLGQGKRAQIK; the protein is encoded by the coding sequence ATGCCTTCCCGTAGTAAAAGCAGCCAGCGCTGGCTCAAGGAACACTTCGCCGACCCCTTCGTCAAAAAGGCCCAGGCCGAAGGCATGCGCTCGCGTGCCGCCTATAAACTGGAAGAGCTGCTGCAGCGCGACCGCCTGCTCAAGCCCGGCATGGTGGTGGTGGACCTGGGCGCGGCGCCGGGAGGGTGGTCTCAGCAGGTGCGCAAGTCGATGGGGGCAAGCGGCCGGGTGGTGGCGCTGGACATCCTGGAGATGCCGCCGCTGGCCGGGGTGGAGTTCCTTCACGGCGACTTCAGGGAGCAGGCCGTCCTATCGGAGTTCGAGGCCATGCTGGGCGATGTGCCGGTAGACCTTGTTCTGTCGGATATGGCCCCCAATAAGAGCGGTATGGATGCGGTCGACCAACCGCGGATGATGCACCTGGCGGAACTGGCCATGGAATTTGCCGACACCCACCTCAAGGTAGGCGGGGCGTTCCTGATCAAGCTGTTCCAGGGTGTAGGGTCCGACGACTACATTCGTGAGCTTCGCCGCCGCTATGAGAAGGTGACGATTCGCAAGCCGGCGGCCTCGCGAAAGCGCTCCGCGGAAGTTTATGTGCTCGGTCAGGGCAAGCGTGCCCAGATCAAGTAA
- the ftsH gene encoding ATP-dependent zinc metalloprotease FtsH, whose protein sequence is MNDLTKNLLLWVVVAVVLMVVFQSFSPRMAGGVGPDSITYTQFLKEVDSGRVKSVDYTDETNLAVNAIRFKRTDGSEATVYGPRDDKLVDVLYSKNIEMTRQKPSTGPGFWSLVLNFLPVILIIGFWLFIMRQMQGGGGGAKGAMSFGKSRAKLQGEDQVKVTFADVAGCDEAKEEVGELVDFLRDPTKFTKLGGKIPRGVLMVGPPGTGKTLLAKAIAGEAKVPFFSISGSDFVEMFVGVGASRVRDMFEQAKKHAPCIIFIDEIDAVGRHRGAGLGGGHDEREQTLNQLLVEMDGFEGGEGVIVIAATNRPDVLDPALLRPGRFDRQVVVGLPDVKGREQILRVHMRKLPLADDVVPLVIARGTPGFSGADLANLANEAALFAARGNEKEVRMDHFDRARDKILMGAERRSMAMSEDEKTLTAYHEAGHAIVGRLVPEHDPVYKVTIIPRGRALGVTMYLPEGDRYSMNRVAIESQLCSLYGGRVAEELIFGGDKVTTGASNDIERATKMARNMVTKWGLSDELGPVAYGEEEDEVFLGRSVTQHKNVSDETARKIDEVVRSILDKAYSKTKTILTENLDKLHAMSQLLLQYETIDVPQIDAIMEGRDPPPPAGWGKSDKDGGNNNDKGSPRPLPPIAGPAEQL, encoded by the coding sequence ATGAACGACTTGACCAAGAATCTGCTGCTATGGGTGGTCGTCGCGGTTGTGTTGATGGTCGTCTTCCAGAGCTTTTCGCCGCGCATGGCCGGCGGAGTGGGCCCTGACTCGATCACCTACACCCAGTTCCTGAAGGAAGTGGATTCGGGCCGGGTGAAGTCGGTGGATTACACCGATGAGACCAACTTGGCCGTCAACGCGATCCGCTTCAAGCGCACCGACGGCAGCGAAGCCACCGTCTACGGTCCGCGCGACGACAAGCTGGTCGACGTGCTGTACAGCAAGAACATCGAAATGACCCGCCAGAAGCCGTCCACCGGGCCGGGCTTCTGGTCGCTGGTGCTCAACTTCCTGCCGGTCATCCTGATCATCGGCTTCTGGCTGTTCATCATGCGCCAGATGCAGGGCGGTGGCGGCGGCGCCAAGGGGGCGATGAGCTTCGGCAAGTCGCGCGCCAAGCTGCAGGGCGAAGACCAGGTCAAGGTCACCTTCGCTGACGTCGCAGGCTGCGATGAAGCCAAGGAAGAAGTGGGCGAGCTGGTCGACTTCCTGCGCGATCCCACCAAGTTCACCAAGCTGGGTGGCAAGATTCCGCGCGGCGTTTTGATGGTGGGCCCGCCGGGTACGGGCAAGACGTTGCTTGCCAAGGCGATCGCCGGCGAAGCCAAGGTGCCGTTCTTCAGCATCTCCGGTTCGGACTTCGTCGAAATGTTCGTGGGCGTCGGCGCCAGCCGCGTGCGCGACATGTTCGAGCAGGCCAAGAAGCATGCCCCGTGCATCATCTTCATCGACGAAATCGATGCGGTGGGCCGTCATCGCGGTGCCGGTCTGGGCGGCGGTCATGACGAGCGCGAGCAGACCCTCAACCAGTTGCTGGTCGAGATGGATGGCTTTGAGGGCGGCGAAGGCGTGATCGTGATTGCTGCGACCAACCGTCCTGACGTGCTGGATCCGGCGTTGCTGCGTCCGGGTCGCTTCGACCGTCAGGTCGTGGTCGGCCTGCCGGACGTCAAGGGCCGCGAGCAGATCCTGCGCGTGCACATGCGCAAGCTGCCGCTGGCCGACGACGTCGTGCCGCTGGTGATTGCACGTGGTACCCCGGGCTTCTCCGGTGCCGATCTGGCCAATCTGGCCAATGAGGCTGCGTTGTTTGCCGCACGTGGCAACGAGAAGGAAGTCCGCATGGACCACTTCGACCGTGCACGCGACAAGATCCTGATGGGTGCCGAGCGCCGCTCGATGGCCATGAGCGAGGACGAGAAGACCCTGACTGCGTATCACGAGGCTGGTCATGCCATTGTCGGCCGCCTGGTGCCCGAGCATGACCCGGTCTACAAGGTCACGATCATTCCGCGTGGTCGCGCCCTGGGCGTGACGATGTACTTGCCGGAAGGCGACCGCTACTCGATGAATCGCGTGGCGATCGAATCGCAGCTGTGCTCGCTGTATGGCGGCCGCGTTGCTGAAGAGCTGATCTTCGGCGGCGACAAGGTCACCACCGGTGCGTCCAACGACATCGAACGCGCCACCAAGATGGCCCGCAACATGGTCACCAAGTGGGGCCTTTCGGATGAACTCGGCCCGGTGGCCTACGGCGAGGAAGAGGACGAGGTGTTCCTGGGCCGTTCGGTGACCCAGCACAAGAACGTCTCGGATGAGACCGCACGCAAGATCGACGAAGTGGTGCGGTCGATCCTGGACAAGGCGTACAGCAAGACCAAGACCATCCTCACGGAGAATCTGGACAAGCTGCATGCGATGTCGCAGCTGCTGTTGCAGTACGAGACCATCGACGTACCGCAGATCGACGCCATCATGGAAGGCCGCGACCCGCCGCCGCCAGCTGGCTGGGGCAAGTCCGACAAGGACGGTGGCAACAACAACGACAAGGGTAGCCCGCGTCCGTTGCCGCCGATCGCAGGTCCTGCCGAGCAGCTGTAA
- the folP gene encoding dihydropteroate synthase produces the protein MFDTTPQLNCAGRLLRLDGPQVMGIVNVTPDSFSDGGQHTTVDAAVAHGLRLVAEGAAVLDVGGESTRPGANAVSVEEELQRVIPVIQALSAQTAVPISVDTYKPEVMRAAVGAGAGMINDVHALRSPGALEAAAELAVPVVLMHARSAPHAMQAEPHYDDVVAEVHRFLAERIFAAEMAGIDKRRLILDPGFGFDKSTAHNLTVLAQLQRLQEFGLPVLAGFSRKRTIGELTGRQVAADRVHGSVAAHLIAAQQGAQLLRVHDVAATVDALKVWRAVAAIPTPRAAAPAAPTIRWPDED, from the coding sequence ATGTTTGACACCACACCGCAATTGAACTGCGCCGGCCGCCTCCTGCGCCTGGATGGCCCGCAGGTGATGGGCATCGTCAATGTCACGCCGGACTCGTTCTCCGATGGCGGTCAGCACACGACGGTGGACGCGGCGGTGGCCCATGGGCTGCGACTGGTCGCAGAAGGTGCGGCGGTGCTGGATGTGGGCGGTGAATCCACCCGGCCTGGCGCCAATGCGGTATCGGTGGAAGAGGAGCTGCAGCGGGTGATCCCGGTGATCCAGGCCCTGAGCGCGCAGACCGCTGTGCCGATCAGCGTGGACACCTACAAGCCCGAGGTCATGCGCGCCGCAGTCGGCGCGGGCGCGGGCATGATCAACGATGTACACGCGTTGCGGTCGCCGGGCGCGCTGGAGGCGGCTGCGGAACTCGCGGTGCCGGTGGTGCTGATGCATGCGCGCAGCGCACCGCATGCGATGCAGGCCGAGCCGCATTACGACGATGTGGTGGCCGAGGTGCATCGCTTTCTGGCCGAGCGTATTTTTGCTGCGGAAATGGCCGGCATCGACAAGCGTCGGCTGATCCTCGACCCCGGATTCGGCTTCGACAAGAGCACCGCGCACAACCTCACCGTGCTGGCGCAACTGCAGCGGCTGCAAGAATTTGGCCTGCCGGTGCTGGCGGGATTCTCGCGCAAGCGCACGATCGGTGAATTGACCGGTCGCCAGGTTGCGGCCGACCGCGTGCATGGCTCGGTGGCCGCGCATCTGATCGCCGCCCAGCAGGGCGCGCAACTGCTGCGCGTGCATGACGTGGCGGCGACCGTGGATGCGTTGAAGGTATGGCGTGCGGTGGCTGCAATTCCCACCCCGCGCGCGGCAGCACCTGCGGCGCCGACGATTCGCTGGCCGGACGAGGACTGA